In Zingiber officinale cultivar Zhangliang chromosome 8B, Zo_v1.1, whole genome shotgun sequence, a single genomic region encodes these proteins:
- the LOC122015063 gene encoding uncharacterized protein LOC122015063: MAILKDDSRVSRRDRKSSPVSRGSGSIQDTEEEACTRSAKVVSYASEISDVDSGMESDEFDPAELGEPGTQLCQVGNQSFSVPLELYDLSALGTVLSLETWNECLSEDERFLLAEYLPDMDQETFGRTLKELFSRENFHFGSPLDTLFIQLKGGLCDPRIVLYRRGSSFLQRHEYYHHLCKYHNSMVRTLVRTRDAWRKCSGYAIEERLRLLNIPRSQRPLSYVGNDDVSCEMASESGDSDNWHLNKRFKKDQQFVKPAFDIMPHKIDMTYQSVRDTKEYSKGVLKVAPSKVLAQECVGSSHGYPSALKHGSKQNKFAGYDVKASKRTRDHISNDHDDREEEFVASQGDWAARNSHAVARTNMLISGKKQGQQKRYDTDSHNDEDPEIDNNFSHGCGGKWNSGQEITSYIHDSSEHTKAKYFDRVWVYPSTRSDRKHKLIDSMQLNEIHEEAISLSHSAKSDRIGKEYRAGKSGAGHELKNKSYKHSLVQMVNSPIQKDSRSRISQGRMKKNETQYENKGVTYLRDSSMISGSEETESDSSEQVEDDRFPIATRKSNKLMKGDNKVYAGFPDVNKRGHTPESNAVKGKNGEPTKKAQHPSAKLRNAEKRHKAMADMHHSPEQSLYADDYGGGVMDEHKESLHGMPKSRGSKKLINKLVNMMEVSDGPRIDAAQERSDMPLIGCNSLSKKSKLTVNAHLLSEQDESVHLQDSPNLQVDDRVGTRKGKRKIDVETEMLNDINPDLVISGKVSGDGEAKVKSQKKPFTIITPTIHTGFSFSIVHLLSAIRKAMITPLIEDTARIASHLHDNSGPKIFTDGQHKVHQIATDIHILQSFENMGKHSTGSGEDTGFLSLTVQEIVDRVRLNPGDPYILETQEPLTDLVRGVLKIFSSKTAPLGAKGWKPFVSYEKSNKSWSWVGPIASSSHNDNGEEETLADAWGIPHKMLVKLVDSFANWLKSSQITLQQIGSLPPPPASLLLNVDEKARFKDLRAQKSLNTINPSSDEVRAYFHREELLRYSIPDRAFSYTAADGKKSIVAPLKRGGGKPTSKARDHFMLKPDRPPHVTILCLVRDAAARLPGRIGTRADVCTLLRDSQYVVENISDAQVNQVVSGALDRLHYERDPCVQFDSERKLWVYLHRDREEEDFEDDGTSSTKKWKRQRKDSLDQSDMGPVNDVDSAALVGGSGLDDEHNFNVLTSPIRAGGIAEVSSEDVGLNIDNTNACIDSTTIKKDHDNWGGLGLNPLRERLVCQENSTDDFDDGTFGQERPISLQYDLTMKNRLY, from the coding sequence ATGGCGATTTTGAAAGATGACTCTAGGGTTTCGAGGAGGGACAGAAAATCCTCACCCGTGAGCAGAGGGAGCGGTTCGATCCAGGATACAGAGGAGGAGGCCTGTACGAGGAGTGCGAAGGTGGTGTCTTATGCTTCGGAAATTTCAGACGTGGACTCCGGCATGGAATCCGACGAGTTTGATCCGGCTGAGCTTGGTGAGCCGGGAACTCAGTTGTGTCAGGTGGGGAACCAGAGTTTTAGCGTTCCCCTCGAGCTCTACGACCTCTCTGCCTTGGGGACAGTGCTGTCCTTGGAGACGTGGAATGAATGCCTCTCGGAGGACGAGCGTTTTTTGTTGGCTGAGTACCTCCCGGATATGGATCAGGAGACGTTTGGGCGCACTCTCAAAGAGCTGTTTTCAAGGGAAAATTTTCACTTTGGGAGTCCGCTTGATACTCTATTCATTCAGTTGAAAGGAGGGCTCTGTGATCCGAGGATTGTTCTTTACCGTCGAGGTTCTAGTTTTTTACAGCGGCATGAATACTACCATCACCTGTGTAAATATCATAATTCTATGGTAAGAACTCTTGTCCGCACAAGGGATGCATGGAGGAAGTGCAGTGGATATGCTATTGAAGAAAGACTTCGGCTACTTAATATCCCGAGGAGTCAGAGGCCTTTGAGCTATGTTGGAAATGATGATGTTAGTTGTGAGATGGCTTCAGAGAGTGGGGATTCTGATAATTGGCATTTGAATAAGCGGTTTAAGAAAGACCAGCAGTTTGTGAAGCCTGCATTTGATATCATGCCCCATAAGATTGACATGACTTACCAGTCAGTAAGGGACACAAAAGAGTACTCAAAGGGTGTTTTAAAAGTTGCCCCTTCTAAGGTTTTAGCACAGGAATGCGTTGGATCATCACATGGATATCCTTCAGCATTGAAGCATGGATCAAAACAGAATAAATTTGCTGGGTATGATGTGAAAGCATCCAAAAGAACTAGAGATCATATTAGCAATGACCATGATGATAGGGAAGAAGAATTTGTGGCTTCACAAGGGGACTGGGCTGCAAGAAATAGCCATGCAGTAGCCAGAACTAATATGCTGATATCAGGAAAGAAACAAGGACAACAAAAAAGATACGATACAGACAGTCACAATGATGAAGATCCTGAAATCGATAACAATTTTAGCCATGGTTGTGGGGGAAAATGGAACTCAGGCCAAGAAATAACTTCTTATATTCATGATTCTTCTGAACACACCAAAGCTAAATATTTTGACAGAGTCTGGGTGTATCCTTCAACCCGCAGTGACCGAAAACACAAGCTAATCGATTCCATGCAGCTAAATGAGATACATGAGGAAGCCATTTCCTTGAGTCATTCAGCTAAATCAGATAGGATTGGCAAAGAATACAGGGCTGGTAAATCTGGAGCTGGtcatgaattaaaaaataaatcttaTAAACATTCTTTAGTACAGATGGTTAATTCACCTATTCAGAAGGATTCTAGATCCAGGATATCACAAGGGAGGATGAAAAAAAATGAGACTCAATATGAGAATAAGGGTGTGACATATTTGAGAGACAGCAGTATGATATCTGGAAGTGAGGAGACAGAATCTGATTCATCTGAGCAGGTTGAGGATGATAGGTTCCCGATTGCTACTAGGAAGTCAAACAAGCTCATGAAAGGTGATAACAAAGTCTATGCTGGCTTCCCTGATGTGAATAAAAGGGGACATACACCAGAATCAAATGCTGTGAAAGGGAAGAATGGAGAACCTACAAAAAAGGCACAGCACCCAAGTGCAAAGCTGAGAAATGCAGAAAAGAGGCATAAAGCAATGGCTGATATGCATCATTCTCCAGAGCAATCCTTGTATGCTGATGATTATGGTGGTGGGGTGATGGATGAACATAAGGAGAGTTTACATGGTATGCCCAAGTCACGAGGGAGCAAGAAATTAATCAACAAGTTAGTGAACATGATGGAGGTTTCTGATGGTCCAAGGATTGATGCTGCTCAAGAGAGATCGGATATGCCCCTTATAGGTTGTAACTCTTTGTCTAAGAAATCTAAACTGACAGTTAATGCTCACCTCTTGAGTGAGCAAGATGAATCTGTCCACCTACAGGACAGTCCAAACCTACAGGTTGATGACCGTGTTGGTACCAGGAAGGGTAAAAGGAAAATAGATGTTGAAACTGAGATGCTGAATGACATTAATCCGGATTTGGTAATATCAGGGAAGGTTTCAGGAGATGGCGAAGCTAAAGTTAAGTCACAGAAGAAACCATTTACCATTATCACCCCAACTATTCACACAGGGTTTTCATTCTCTATTGTACATCTTCTTTCAGCTATAAGGAAGGCAATGATTACTCCTCTTATTGAAGATACTGCACGGATAGCCTCCCATCTTCATGACAACAGTGGACCTAAAATTTTTACAGATGGTCAGCACAAAGTACATCAAATAGCAACTGACATACATATTTTGCAATCATTTGAGAATATGGGCAAACATTCCACAGGATCTGGAGAGGATACTGGGTTTCTTTCTCTCACAGTTCAAGAGATTGTTGATCGAGTTAGATTAAACCCAGGAGATCCATACATTCTTGAAACACAGGAACCACTTACTGATTTAGTCCGAGGAGTTCTGAAGATTTTTTCATCTAAGACGGCACCTTTGGGGGCAAAGGGTTGGAAACCCTTCGTATCATATGAGAAATCAAACAAAAGTTGGTCATGGGTAGGTCCTATTGCTTCTTCCTCACACAATGATAATGGAGAAGAAGAAACTTTAGCAGATGCATGGGGAATTCCTCACAAGATGCTGGTAAAGCTGGTTGATTCTTTTGCTAATTGGCTTAAAAGTAGTCAAATTACACTTCAGCAGATTGGAAGTCTCCCACCTCCTCCTGCTTCATTACTTTTGAACGTGGATGAGAAAGCAAGGTTCAAAGATCTAAGAGCCCAAAAGAGTCTGAACACTATTAACCCCAGCTCTGATGAAGTAAGAGCATATTTTCACAGAGAGGAATTGTTAAGGTATTCTATTCCAGATAGAGCCTTTTCCTATACAGCTGCTGATGGGAAAAAATCTATTGTTGCTCCACTAAAAAGGGGCGGTGGAAAACCAACCTCAAAAGCTCGGGATCATTTCATGCTTAAGCCTGATCGACCACCACATGTGACAATTCTTTGTCTTGTTCGAGATGCAGCAGCCAGACTTCCTGGTAGAATTGGAACTAGAGCAGACGTTTGTACCCTATTAAGGGACTCTCAATACGTTGTTGAAAACATCTCTGATGCACAAGTGAACCAAGTTGTGAGTGGGGCTCTAGATAGGTTGCATTATGAACGTGATCCTTGTGTGCAATTTGATAGCGAAAGAAAATTGTGGGTTTATTTACACAGGGATAGAGAAGAAGAGGATTTTGAGGATGATGGCACTTCATCTACTAAAAAAtggaaaagacaaagaaaagattCACTTGATCAATCAGACATGGGGCCTGTTAATGATGTGGATAGTGCAGCCTTGGTTGGCGGCTCTGGGTTGGATGATGAACATAATTTTAATGTTCTCACATCACCAATCAGAGCTGGGGGAATAGCTGAAGTTTCTTCTGAAGATGTTGGTCTAAATATAGATAATACTAATGCTTGTATTGATTCCACCACTATAAAAAAGGACCATGATAATTGGGGTGGTCTAGGGTTGAATCCATTGAGGGAAAGATTGGTATGTCAGGAGAACTCTACAGATGATTTTGATGATGGAACATTTGGTCAAGAACGGCCAATTAGTCTTCAATATGACCTTACTATGAAGAATAGATTATACTAA